The genomic region GGCAGCCCGTAAAAGGCAGCAAGCCGATGAGTAACAGTAGTGTGGGTGATGCTTTCATTGTGTGATGGTTCTATAAAATGATACGGCAAAGGTAGTCTCGGCCGGTGTGAGTCTATACGCCTATTTGTAGGCAAGAATGTCCTATATGACGCTTTTTGGAAAAGTCTGTTGGCCGCGAAAACGAAATTTATACTTGCTGTCGGGGAAAGATTCCACGCTCAGAACAGGATATGGGTTTGATGAATAAGGGAGGGGGAAATAAACACCACGGGGGATTGTCCTGCAAGACAATCCCCCGTGGTGTGATAGGAGATAAGCGGGTGTTTCCTTATTCGTTGCCGACGATTACCCGCACCGTGGTTGTGGAAGAGTTGATATAGGGGGCATTCTCGGCAGGTAGGGCCGTTACCGAGAAATAGTAGAGCGAGTCGATGTTTACGCTCAATGCCGAGGTGTAGGTCTCTTGTGTCCTGCCTGTTGTGGTGCCCGATACGGTGCCGTTCCCTGTCGAAGTGCTGTGGAAAAATGAGTAGCTGTACTTGTCGGCATTTGAGAGGCAAGGAAAATCTCCTTTCCGAAAACACTTGTGGTCATCTTACACGTTGGCACCCATGCGGTAGGCTTCGTCGAGGAGGGGTGTCCCGTCGATGTCGCTCATTTTCCAAACGCCGCAACCGTAGAGGCACCCTTTCTCGACGGCTCCTTCGAGGCAGTCGGTGAAGCCGCGCAGGCTGTCGAACGTGCGTTCCAAGAGTTGCTTTTCTCCCTCGGCCGCCGTGGCGATGAAATAAAATTCCTTGTTGCTGATTTCGGTGTAGCGGGCGCAGCAACGGTCGATGAATGTCTTCATCTGCCCGCTCATCGTGTAGAAGTAGACCGGCGTCGCCAGCACGATGACATCGGCCTGAATCATCTTCTCGACGAGCTCTGCAACGTCGTCTTTTTGCGGGCAGGGTTTCCCATAGAGGCTGCATACGCTGCACCCGGTGCAGTAGTTGATGTGTTTGTCGGCGAGAAAAATTTTCTCGACATGGTGCCCTTTGTCGAGGCTTCCGGCCATGAAGCGGTCACACAGGGTGTCGGAGTTTCCGCCCCGTCGAGGGCTTGATGAGAAAATCAGTATGTTTTTCATTGTTTGGGTTCTGTTTTGATTGTGTGTTTGACGATAAAGATGCTCCATTCATAGAGCAGGTAGATGGGAAGCGCGACGATGGAGAGCGTGAAGACATCGCTCGTCGGGGTGATGATGGCGGCAACAACCAGTATCACCACGATGGCATGGCGCCGGTATTTCTGCATGAACTCGGTCGTGAGGATACCCAGTCGGGCGAAGAGCCAGCAGAGAATGGGTATTTCAAACACGACACCCATCATCAGCGTGATGGTCATCATCGTCTCCATGTAAGATTGGAGGCTGATGAGGTTTTCTACATCGGGGCTTACCTGGTATGTGCCGAGGAACCTGAACGTGAGCGGGAAGATGAGGAAGTAGCTGAGCAGTACTCCGGCCATGAAGAGCAGGTAGCTGTATGTGACGGCACGCACGACATACTTCCGTTCGTTGACATAGAGCGCAGGGGAGACGAACCGGAAGAGTTGGTAGAGTATGTAGGGCGATGCGCAGAGCACCGCGGCATACATGGCGGCCGTCATGTGTGCCGTGAACTGCCGGGCCAGACCGGTGTTGATGAGCTCTACCGTGAAAGGCTTTGTCGTCTCGCCCCACAAACCGGCCAGTTTGTCGAGGAGCCGATAGGTAATGAAGTCATTCTTCTGCGGGCCGAGAATCACGGCAAACAACGGCTCTTTGAAGACAAATGCCGTGATGCCCAGTGCGATGACAACGACAACCACCTTTATGAGGCAAGCCCTCAGGTCATCGAGATGTTCCCAGAAACTTTGTGGCGTGTCTGTTGTCGGGTGGCTCATTTCGGTTGGTCGTCCTCTTTCGGTTTTTGAGGAGCGTTGTCGTTGTTATCGGGGTCTTTCTCGATGCCGTTTACTCCGTCCTTGAAACTGCGGACGCCTTTTCCGATGCCTTTCATCAGCTCGGGAATCTTTTTGCCGCCGAAGAGCAGCAGCACGATGAGGGCGATAACGAGAATTTCTTGCATACCGATACCTCCAATTAGCAACAATGTGTTCATTATTTCCGAATTATATAGTTAATACAAGCGTATCCGCCGAAAACTTGCAGGAGCATGCCGGGAATGCCCATACGCAAATCCTGTGCGGCCAGGTAGGCGCTGCCGGTAATTGCCCATTCGCCGATGAACCCGATGGCCTGGTAAGCCACCACGACCGCCGCAAGGAGCAGGAGGGTGGCTTTGTGGAAGCGGGCGGCCGTGAGTCCGGCGACGATGGCGAGGCATGCCGATTTCAACAGTATGGCGGGCAGAGCCGCAGCGGCCGGCATGCCGAAGAGCAGGCTGTTGATGACTGGCGAAAGCACGGCGGTGAGCAGACCGGCCTTCCAGCCGTATTTATAGGCGGCTATCAGGGTGAAGAAGTAGATGGGCAACCAGATGAGCCCTCCTTGCGGGAGCAGATGGAAGAGTTGCGGCAGAATGATGTTCCCGGCCACGAAGAGCAGGGCGATGCCGTAGGTCTTGGCTTGGCCGTAGGGGAGAGAATAGAGTCTGACAGTTGATGTTTGCATAGTTATATGATTTTAAAATTGAATATCGAACCCGCCCATGCAGGTGGCCCGAGGCATGGGGTAGCCTTCGTTTATCTCATATTTTTGTGCCAGCAGGTTTTCCCCTTTGGCAAATATAGTTAAAAAACGGAATATCCGATAACGGGCACACAGATTCCACAACAGGAAATTTTCACGCTCCGGTGTGTCGAGCGACGTGTAGAGGCCGTGCACATATTGCACATCGCTCGATACCGACCAGCGGTCGTCGCTGTAACCGACCGTTGCGCAGGCTTTATGCTCGGGCGAAGCCAGCAGCGGTCGTTCCATGTGCAGCCAGCTGTATTGTGCCGAGGCTCTCCATGACGGGGAGATTTGCCACTGGACTTCGCATTCGATTCCCATGTTCTCGATATTCCCGGTATTGACGTTGAGGGTACCGTTGGGTACGCGCACGGTTTGTATCAGGTTGCTGCCGGTGAGGTAGAAGAGGTTGACGCCATAGGAAAGCCGTTCCTGCGGAATGTGTTGCGAGAAGGCGATTTCGTAGTTGATCACCCGCTCGGGTTGCAAATCGGGATTTTGCGGCGGGAACATATACATTTCTCTTATCGTGGGATTGCGGAATCCTTTGCCTACCACCGCTTTCATCTCGATGTGGCGTGGTAGATGCAACGAGATGCCGCCTTGGGGAACCCACTCGTTCCCCACATGGGAATTATGGTCAAATCGCACACCGGCGTCGAGCGTGAGCCGTTGTGTGATGTCCTGTCGCATGTCGACATACCCGGCGATGTCGTCGATGTTTTTGTCAACCAGCATTTGACGGGAGTCGGTGGCCGGAAAGCGATTCCACGCTTTGCCGCCGAAGTGTTGGTAATCAACGCCCAAGGTGGTAAGGTTCCCCTCGAAGAGACGGACGTTCTGGTATGCCGATAGGCCGGCCATGTGGTCTTTGGAGTTGAACCGATAGTCCAGCGGCGTGCCGCCTTGCACATAACCGTCGTTGATACGGTGGCGGCCCCAGTTGTAAAAAGCCGTCACGCTACCCGAGGTTTTCTCGTAACGGTTTTGGACATAAAGCGAGGTCACTCCCCGGGTGATGTGCGAATCGTTGTCGATGCGCGGAGCCGATACCGGTCCGGGATTGGAGGCGTTGAAATGTGTCAGGTTCAGGTCGGCGCCTGTTTCCCAAGCCGACGACAGCGTGTATGAAAGTTTGACGCTGCCTCCCATCTGTTCGAAACCCATGTCGCGGCGGTGACCGTCGGTGCGGTTGTAGAAAGCCGAGACCGTGCTGCCGAAATCTTTTGCTTTCGTCTGGTTGATCACCTCGCTCGTCAAGGTGTTGAATGAGCCGTATCCCGCTCTGAGTCGGGTGTGCGAACCTTCGTCTGCTTGCCGGGTTACGATGTTGATGACACCGCCCATGGCGTTTGAGCCATAGAGCATCGAAGCCGGCCCTCTCACGACCTCCACTTTCTCGGCGATTACCGATTGATAGGCGTCGGCAATCGGGTGCCCCATGAGCCCCATGTATTGCGGGTGCCCGTCGATGAGTACCAGCAGTCCCG from Candidatus Caccoplasma merdavium harbors:
- a CDS encoding ECF transporter S component, with the protein product MQTSTVRLYSLPYGQAKTYGIALLFVAGNIILPQLFHLLPQGGLIWLPIYFFTLIAAYKYGWKAGLLTAVLSPVINSLLFGMPAAAALPAILLKSACLAIVAGLTAARFHKATLLLLAAVVVAYQAIGFIGEWAITGSAYLAAQDLRMGIPGMLLQVFGGYACINYIIRK
- a CDS encoding twin-arginine translocase TatA/TatE family subunit codes for the protein MNTLLLIGGIGMQEILVIALIVLLLFGGKKIPELMKGIGKGVRSFKDGVNGIEKDPDNNDNAPQKPKEDDQPK
- a CDS encoding TonB-dependent receptor; amino-acid sequence: MRNPILVCLLMLVNLPTASSMVDTLSLSKGVDIDEVVITGTRSETDSRRLPSTVTVIGRDMIENSHESSLLPVLNAHVPGLFATSRGILGYGVSTGAAGGMSLRGIGNSPTSGLLVLIDGHPQYMGLMGHPIADAYQSVIAEKVEVVRGPASMLYGSNAMGGVINIVTRQADEGSHTRLRAGYGSFNTLTSEVINQTKAKDFGSTVSAFYNRTDGHRRDMGFEQMGGSVKLSYTLSSAWETGADLNLTHFNASNPGPVSAPRIDNDSHITRGVTSLYVQNRYEKTSGSVTAFYNWGRHRINDGYVQGGTPLDYRFNSKDHMAGLSAYQNVRLFEGNLTTLGVDYQHFGGKAWNRFPATDSRQMLVDKNIDDIAGYVDMRQDITQRLTLDAGVRFDHNSHVGNEWVPQGGISLHLPRHIEMKAVVGKGFRNPTIREMYMFPPQNPDLQPERVINYEIAFSQHIPQERLSYGVNLFYLTGSNLIQTVRVPNGTLNVNTGNIENMGIECEVQWQISPSWRASAQYSWLHMERPLLASPEHKACATVGYSDDRWSVSSDVQYVHGLYTSLDTPERENFLLWNLCARYRIFRFLTIFAKGENLLAQKYEINEGYPMPRATCMGGFDIQF
- the tatC gene encoding twin-arginine translocase subunit TatC; the protein is MSHPTTDTPQSFWEHLDDLRACLIKVVVVVIALGITAFVFKEPLFAVILGPQKNDFITYRLLDKLAGLWGETTKPFTVELINTGLARQFTAHMTAAMYAAVLCASPYILYQLFRFVSPALYVNERKYVVRAVTYSYLLFMAGVLLSYFLIFPLTFRFLGTYQVSPDVENLISLQSYMETMMTITLMMGVVFEIPILCWLFARLGILTTEFMQKYRRHAIVVILVVAAIITPTSDVFTLSIVALPIYLLYEWSIFIVKHTIKTEPKQ
- a CDS encoding flavodoxin family protein, with the protein product MKNILIFSSSPRRGGNSDTLCDRFMAGSLDKGHHVEKIFLADKHINYCTGCSVCSLYGKPCPQKDDVAELVEKMIQADVIVLATPVYFYTMSGQMKTFIDRCCARYTEISNKEFYFIATAAEGEKQLLERTFDSLRGFTDCLEGAVEKGCLYGCGVWKMSDIDGTPLLDEAYRMGANV